The following proteins are encoded in a genomic region of Triticum dicoccoides isolate Atlit2015 ecotype Zavitan chromosome 1B, WEW_v2.0, whole genome shotgun sequence:
- the LOC119350869 gene encoding uncharacterized protein LOC119350869 produces MAAPWMEHLVKWLSDYIFQIVPLLSLFMYLILAVFSDSRRRENKGWKRAWKRLLVWLAYQLTDWGPAYVISNLYLGTKPHEKMSIAFWVPFLLLHHARPDNISAYAMEDSKLWMRLCLLALLKSAGSFIIVYRFILDEHTAGRLLCWVSGIMLALGILKYMESILALWRSDMGHIRHIGLSDKQKLNLDDYRDQENPSELEDEKALLVSHDLFEICKGAFCDYAVNMDRVVVMDMFAEDRWGSMCKVVEMELSLMYDILYTKASVVHTWHGYVIRVASPPLTAAALLLFILQCKNGMKPIDEIVSYILLCTTFLDLRWMLRALASAWTHSYLKRMPPNWLKHEFLCQERWAKLRGLSLRLSRLSLWLWTCACPKEPRSYRRWAGSFGQCTAGNRHNLHSIPRLVIEWEGHSSWRDFEWEDHSRGLEIPEYVKEVVFTNIWENLFRDPVEQLRQEDRAAPSNPSYPTQVKQPAPVRFPVIPRPQNPPPRVAPVPVGRAVPSNPCPAPETFTPPRQLRLLLRLVPPNSPTEEQATEHSTDHWRYNQAPSESYEQVNVNLWRANSEGAPPQTNEKAADIINQTTPLDANMEFRPELQEAILVWHIATDVFLLCSPTPTEQAKDKEAIKQISDYMMFLVAKRPEMLPGLTLRSLHERTRHALELICKKAKHTSTSGGTNDKAVARWMLDNPNSAVWEETQDQGEDNSKVPGTMSMTTVLEGTQLARMLLRLPPEEEKCKFTKGVVAVQKLAYWIHLKCHSAVGELGVGRLGGPSEVPLGCGLTPRVKGAGNNSAHITLNTSFLT; encoded by the exons ATGGCTGCACCATGGATGGAACATCTGGTGAAGTGGTTGAGTGACTACATATTCCAGATAGTGCCCCTTCTCAGCCTATTCATGTATCTTATCCTCGCCGTCTTCTCCGACAGTCGGCGGCGTGAAAACAAAGGTTGGAAGAGAGCTTGGAAGagactgttggtatggttggcgtaCCAGCTGACCGACTGGGGCCCGGCATATGTCATCAGCAACCTGTACCTCGGAACGAAGCCGCATGAGAAGATGAGCATTGCCTTCTGGGTGCCGTTCCTCCTGCTGCACCACGCTCGCCCGGACAACATCAGCGCCTACGCCATGGAGGACAGTAAACTCTGGATGCGCCTGTGTCTGTTAGCTCTCCTTAAGTCTGCGGGATCCTTCATTATTGTGTACAGGTTTATACTTGATGAACATACCGCCGGGCGATTATTGTGCTGGGTATCCGGCATCATGTTAGCCCTCGGCATTTTGAAGTATATGGAGAGTATACTAGCGCTATGGCGAAGCGACATGGGGCACATCCGGCACATCGGGTTATCCGACAAGCAAAAGCTCAACCTCGATGATTATAGAGATCAAGAGAACCCGTCAGAACTGGAAGATGAGAAAGCCCTGCTGGTTTCTCACGACCTGTTCGAGATCTGCAAGGGAGCCTTCTGTGATTATGCAGTAAACATGGATCGTGTTGTCGTCATGGACATGTTCGCTGAAGATAGATGGGGGAGTATGTGCAAGGTGGTGGAGATGGAACTCTCCCTTATGTATGACATCCTCTACACCAAGGCATCCGTAGTCCACACCTGGCATGGCTATGTCATCCGTGTGGCCTCACCGCCCCTCACCGCGGCTGCGCTGCTGCTGTTTATTCTCCAGTGCAAAAATGGCATGAAGCCAATAGATGAAATTGTGAGTTACATATTGCTGTGTACGACCTTCCTCGACTTGAGATGGATGTTGAGAGCACTAGCATCAGCATGGACACATTCATACTTGAAACGTATGCCACCCAATTGGTTGAAGCATGAATTTTTGTGCCAGGAGAGATGGGCGAAGCTCCGTGGGTTGTCACTGCGTCTTTCCCGGCTCTCCTTGTGGTTGTGGACATGTGCATGTCCCAAGGAGCCCAGAAGCTACAGAAGGTGGGCTGGCAGCTTCGGGCAGTGCACTGCTGGAAACAGGCACAACCTACACAGCATACCTAGACTGGTGATTGAATGGGAAGGCCACTCAAGTTGGAGGGACTTTGAATGGGAAGACCATTCCAGGGGCCTTGAGATTCCAGAGTATGTCAAGGAGGTGGTGTTCACTAACATATGGGAAAATTTATTCCGTGATCCAGTGGAGCAGCTCAGGCAGGAAGATAGAGCTGCGCCATCAAATCCATCCTACCCCACTCAAGTTAAGCAACCAGCTCCGGTCCGTTTCCCAGTGATACCTAGGCCACAAAATCCACCCCCTCGTGTGGCCCCTGTCCCTGTGGGTAGAGCTGTGCCATCAAATCCATGCCCAGCCCCTGAGACATTTACGCCACCACGTCAGCTCCGTCTCCTTCTGAGACTTGTTCCACCAAATTCACCCACTGAAGAGCAAGCTACAGAGCACTCGACTGATCACTGGAGGTATAATCAAGCCCCGTCTGAATCCTATGAGCAAGTTAATGTTAATCTATGGAGGGCCAATTCTGAAGGGGCCCCGCCCCAAACCAACGAGAAAGCTGCTGACATCATCAACCAGACGACTCCGTTAGATGCAAATATGGAGTTCCGACCTGAGCTTCAAGAAGCTATCCTCGTCTGGCACATCGCCACGGACGTCTTCCTCTTGTGCAGCCCCACCCCCACAGAACAG GCCAAAGATAAAGAGGCGATCAAGCAGATATCAGATTACATGATGTTCCTCGTCGCCAAACGCCCTGAAATGCTACCAGGACTTACGCTTCGGAGCCTGCACGAGAGAACACGCCATGCTCTGGAGTTGATATGCAAGAAGGCCAAACACACTAGTACTAGTGGTGGAACAAACGACAAGGCGGTTGCCAGATGGATGCTGGATAACCCAAATTCTGCTGTCTGGGAAGAAACTCAAGACCAAGGCGAGGATAATTCTAAGGTCCCAGGTACGATGAGTATGACTACTGTCTTGGAAGGAACTCAACTTGCCCGGATGCTGCTACGCCTGCCGCCCGAGGAGGAAAAATGCAAATTTACCAAAGGAGTCGTTGCGGTTCAAAAACTTGCATACTGGATTCATCTGAAGTGCCACTCGGCTGTGGGGGAGCTTGGGGTTGGGAGGCTTGGAGGCCCATCTGAAGTGCCACTCGGCTGTGGGTTGACCCCTCGTGTCAAGGGAGCAGGGAATAACTCTGCACATATAACATTGAACACCAGCTTCTTGACATAG
- the LOC119312048 gene encoding uncharacterized protein LOC119312048: MASTCLYGGRWIEHGVEWWSNWMYRIVTLLSLASHLILAVFADIRRRKRRGLRRGLVWVAYQLTDLAPAYVMSNLYIETSRREKMIFAFWVPFLLLHNARPDSISAYSMEDSGLVSLVALFQTLGSIYLMYRYILVDCIFTGSLLWASCIMMFLCIFKYAESAVALRRADLSNIWSSFKQRQQHPSSFGEDYGGHWEPEPDDEKVLLVAHDLFDICKGAFCDYLVDLDRHKTGISLFKSADWKIMCKVVQMELSLMYDILYTKAAVVHTWGGYAIRMLSPPLTAIALLLFGLHHKEGMPTEDEAISYVLLSLTLLLDVKWLFRTLASAWTRSFLKRMPNIWLKHEFRESWEKLRRFVVSPRLSRVSLCLRTCESAEEPKSYRRWAGSLGQRNFLNSCTQGPFNTLYRNLLDNCTRGGGTLYSSSSVLRELSIKASVLLGRYRRSVTRSPPPAEQADRLGPGTSEQQPDHPPEFQEDVFIWHIATDVYLRCNTQVTATVTQRFPHHKKAIEMISDYMMFLDIGKHDMLPGRKFHSVIETACRIIGMAAKPQYRASSSKTKGDELAKWMLTNKDNLKTLGATGEGTGGINKGHLADRARICLSEGTQIAHELHHRRTATEEGGLVAIRRHAHWIPNMLHPPGPGSGHIERTLEFILDVWVNMLDDASLRCSRESHAKQLSRGGELITIIWVATQHADADCIKSRFCASFF; encoded by the coding sequence ATGGCTAGTACATGCTTGTATGGTGGACGATGGATTGaacatggggtggagtggtggaGTAACTGGATGTACCGGATAGTGACGCTTCTCAGCTTAGCGTCACATCTTATCCTTGCCGTCTTCGCTGACATCCGCCGGCGCAAACGCAGAGGTTTGAGGAGAGGGTTGGTGTGGGTGGCATACCAGCTGACTGACTTGGCCCCGGCATATGTCATGAGCAACCTGTACATCGAAACCTCACGGCGCGAGAAGATGATCTTCGCATTTTGGGTCCCGTTCCTGTTGCTACACAACGCTCGCCCTGATAGCATCAGCGCCTACAGCATGGAGGACAGTGGGCTCGTAAGCTTAGTTGCTCTGTTTCAGACCTTGGGATCCATCTATCTTATGTACAGGTATATACTTGTGGACTGTATTTTTACCGGGTCGTTGCTCTGGGCGTCCTGCatcatgatgttcttgtgcattttCAAGTATGCCGAGAGTGCGGTGGCGCTACGGCGAGCTGACTTGAGCAACATCTGGAGTTCATTcaagcagcggcagcagcaccCAAGTAGCTTTGGTGAAGATTATGGTGGACACTGGGAGCCGGAGCCAGATGATGAGAAAGTCCTGCTGGTTGCTCACGACCTGTTCGATATTTGCAAGGGTGCCTTTTGTGATTATCTGGTGGACCTGGATCGTCATAAAACTGGCATAAGCTTGTTCAAAAGTGCTGATTGGAAAATTATGTGCAAAGTGGTGCAGATGGAACTCTCACTCATGTATGACATCCTCTACACCAAGGCAGCCGTGGTCCACACCTGGGGTGGCTACGCCATCCGTATGCTCTCACCGCCCCTCACCGCCATCGCGCTCCTGCTGTTTGGCCTCCACCACAAAGAGGGCATGCCGACAGAAGATGAAGCTATCAGTTATGTGTTGCTGAGTTTGACCCTCCTCCTCGACGTGAAATGGCTGTTCAGAACACTAGCATCAGCATGGACACGTTCATTCCTCAAACGTATGCCAAACATTTGGTTGAAGCATGAATTCCGGGAGAGCTGGGAGAAGCTCCGTCGGTTTGTCGTGTCACCGCGTCTTTCCCGGGTTTCCTTGTGCTTGAGGACGTGTGAATCTGCCGAGGAGCCCAAAAGCTACAGGAGGTGGGCGGGTTCCTTGGGGCAGCGTAACTTCTTGAACAGCTGCACTCAGGGACCATTTAACACCCTATACAGAAACTTGTTGGACAACTGCActcggggagggggcaccctataCAGCAGCTCTTCTGTTCTCCGAGAGCTATCCATCAAAGCTTCTGTTTTGCTTGGCCGATATAGAAGATCTGTCACACGGTCCCCTCCTCCCGCCGAGCAGGCTGATCGCTTGGGGCCTGGCACATCCGAGCAACAACCTGATCATCCTCCTGAATTTCAAGAGGATGTCTTCATCTGGCACATCGCCACAGATGTTTACCTCAGGTGCAACACCCAAGTCACAGCCACAGTTACGCAGCGATTCCCACACCATAAGAAGGCGATCGAGATGATATCGGATTACATGATGTTCCTCGACATCGGAAAACATGACATGCTACCAGGCCGTAAGTTCCACAGCGTGATCGAAACAGCCTGCCGTATTATTGGAATGGCGGCCAAGCCGCAATATAGGGCCAGCAGTTCTAAAACAAAAGGGGATGAGCTTGCCAAGTGGATGCTGACGAACAAGGATAATCTCAAGACGCTAGGTGCTACTGGTGAAGGAACTGGAGGAATAAATAAGGGTCATCTCGCGGACAGAGCTCGTATTTGTCTCTCAGAAGGAACTCAAATTGCCCATGAGCTGCATCATCGGAGGACAGCTACCGAAGAAGGTGGACTTGTTGCCATTAGAAGACACGCACACTGGATTCCAAATATGCTGCATCCTCCTGGTCCTGGCTCTGGGCATATTGAAAGAACGTTGGAGTTCATCTTGGATGTGTGGGTGAACATGCTCGACGATGCGTCCCTCCGGTGCAGCAGGGAGTCCCATGCCAAACAACTAAGCCGTGGTGGTGAGCTAATAACAATCATATGGGTCGCTACACAACACGCAGATGCTGATTGTATCAAATCGAGGTTCTGTGCGTCTTTCTTTTGA